One genomic region from Chloroflexota bacterium encodes:
- a CDS encoding PAS domain S-box protein, whose translation MADRLKRRQTDRRTRAEEALRRSAEKLASMMEGASEEVLRTDRRGAVTQVSKNVKDILGYEAHELVGQSITELALVKPDGLQEIRRMFATTPQQESGLWAEVEAVRKNRTTLAAMLTVRPNRSLHRLEGILYVLRAVAERERVEKELRAREAHYRLLADNVTDIIWTMENRDGKWGFTYLSPSVKRVLGFTLEEAVAIDPARGITRASWELARKIDAERRAKESIGDKTGAAPITIEAEVYRKDGSTTWAETAVTLLLDAGGKTAGLLGVTRDISERKKSEEKLQELYKQEKELRQQIETEMNRRVEFTRALAHELKTPLTPVLASVDSLLAEIRDERLLSLARNISRGANSLNSRIDELLDLARGEVGMLQLNPELVDPLPLLREVGEGFAPVAASHGQSLILDLPSSVCMVSADVSRVQQILLNLLENAVKFTPRGGKITLRARERESLLIIEVQDTGRGMSGEEQKELFEPYHRRVSDSRRFSGLGLGLALCKTLVELHGGQIWVRSQVGKGSTFAFSLSLDSGGRETRDSNMATKLWKVLIIEDEQEIVDSVSLAFQKDWPEAKLISTRMGEEGIELVETEEPDIVILDLGLPDIDGLEVLKSIRLFSSVPVVVLTVRGEERDVSRGLDRGANDYITKPFRKLELLSRLKAQLRKQVHPDEEAPIVCGSLCLDPSTYQLTYGSKEISLTAVEGRILENLMRNAGHVTTYSRLTEAVWGEDCPGAIESLRVYIGYLRAKLEIDPKKPKVIRTKAGVGYSLINPL comes from the coding sequence ATGGCAGATCGGCTGAAGAGACGCCAAACCGATCGAAGGACGAGAGCAGAGGAAGCACTTCGGCGATCAGCAGAGAAACTCGCATCCATGATGGAAGGAGCAAGCGAGGAGGTTCTTCGCACCGACAGGCGTGGCGCAGTCACCCAGGTGAGCAAGAACGTGAAGGACATTTTGGGCTATGAAGCACACGAGTTGGTTGGACAGAGTATTACCGAGCTCGCCCTTGTAAAACCTGATGGCCTACAGGAGATACGTCGGATGTTCGCCACGACACCGCAACAAGAGAGTGGGCTGTGGGCAGAAGTGGAAGCTGTTCGCAAGAATCGCACCACACTTGCGGCCATGTTGACAGTCAGGCCTAACAGGAGCCTTCACAGGCTGGAAGGTATCTTGTACGTTTTGAGAGCTGTCGCCGAGCGAGAGCGTGTGGAGAAGGAACTGCGAGCCAGAGAAGCGCACTACCGCCTCCTGGCTGACAACGTGACAGACATCATCTGGACTATGGAGAATAGGGATGGTAAATGGGGCTTCACTTACCTCAGTCCCTCAGTCAAGCGTGTGCTTGGCTTCACCTTGGAGGAGGCTGTAGCAATAGACCCGGCGAGGGGTATTACGCGAGCCTCCTGGGAGCTTGCCAGGAAGATTGACGCAGAAAGACGGGCCAAAGAGAGTATAGGGGATAAGACCGGTGCTGCTCCGATCACGATTGAGGCGGAGGTGTACCGTAAAGATGGCTCAACAACCTGGGCCGAGACAGCGGTGACTCTGCTGCTGGATGCAGGAGGCAAAACGGCTGGCCTGCTGGGGGTCACCCGCGATATCAGCGAGCGCAAGAAATCCGAAGAGAAACTGCAGGAGCTTTACAAGCAGGAGAAGGAGTTGCGTCAGCAGATTGAGACCGAGATGAATAGGAGAGTGGAGTTCACCAGAGCGTTGGCACACGAACTGAAGACGCCACTCACGCCAGTGCTTGCCTCTGTAGATTCCCTCCTCGCTGAAATCCGGGATGAGCGCCTGTTAAGCTTGGCGAGGAATATAAGTCGAGGCGCCAATAGCCTGAATAGCAGGATAGACGAGCTTCTTGACTTGGCAAGGGGTGAGGTGGGAATGCTACAACTGAATCCGGAACTCGTCGATCCTCTGCCACTCCTTCGAGAGGTAGGTGAGGGTTTCGCCCCAGTGGCTGCGAGCCATGGCCAGTCTCTAATTCTGGACCTGCCCTCTTCCGTCTGCATGGTTAGTGCTGACGTGTCACGGGTACAGCAGATACTTCTTAATCTCCTTGAGAATGCAGTCAAATTCACTCCCAGGGGCGGAAAGATCACCCTCAGGGCCAGGGAAAGAGAGAGCCTTCTGATTATTGAGGTCCAGGACACGGGTCGTGGCATGTCCGGAGAGGAACAGAAAGAGCTGTTTGAGCCCTATCATCGGCGGGTCAGCGACAGCAGGCGCTTCAGTGGATTGGGGCTTGGGCTTGCTTTGTGCAAGACACTGGTGGAACTGCATGGGGGGCAGATATGGGTGAGAAGCCAGGTGGGCAAGGGTTCAACCTTTGCCTTTTCTCTGTCCCTGGACAGTGGTGGGCGGGAGACAAGAGACTCTAATATGGCAACAAAACTGTGGAAGGTATTGATCATAGAAGATGAACAGGAAATCGTGGATTCGGTCTCGCTGGCCTTTCAGAAGGACTGGCCGGAGGCCAAGTTGATTTCAACGAGAATGGGGGAGGAAGGCATAGAGCTTGTGGAGACGGAGGAGCCAGATATCGTCATCCTCGATTTGGGTCTCCCTGACATAGATGGTCTGGAGGTCTTGAAATCGATTCGCCTTTTCTCCTCTGTGCCTGTCGTTGTCCTCACCGTAAGGGGTGAGGAAAGGGATGTGTCCAGGGGGCTTGATCGTGGCGCGAACGATTACATTACCAAACCATTCCGCAAGCTGGAACTACTGTCACGACTGAAGGCTCAGCTGCGCAAACAGGTGCATCCTGATGAAGAGGCGCCAATTGTCTGTGGGTCGCTGTGCCTTGACCCCTCAACCTACCAGCTTACCTATGGATCAAAAGAAATAAGTCTGACTGCTGTTGAAGGGCGCATCCTGGAAAATCTGATGAGGAATGCGGGTCATGTGACGACTTACTCTCGGCTTACAGAGGCAGTCTGGGGTGAGGACTGTCCTGGTGCTATTGAGAGTCTAAGGGTTTACATCGGCTACCTCCGGGCAAAGCTTGAGATTGACCCTAAGAAGCCAAAAGTTATCCGCACCAAGGCCGGTGTGGGGTATTCGCTGATCAACCCACTGTAA
- a CDS encoding ABC transporter ATP-binding protein, which produces MTVTPETVVEISNLVKAYGDVKAVNAISLSVTKGEVFGMLGPNGAGKTTTVEIIEGLRTADSGMVKLLGMDVSRDVRAIKERIGVQSQQPALFPKLTVQETINFFRSLYKKSIPASDIIKLAALEESRGVLYQNLSGGQQQRLSVALAFVNDPDVIFLDEPTTGLDPQARRAMWEVVENFHRTGKTVFLTTHYMEEAERLCDRVAIMDHGHIIALDSPQRMIAQYIKESAIQFKMTNYPGEEALTNLTGVTKAVKEGDEIILYTSNIPSAISALLDLASAKSSELSELFVRQATLEDVFLKLTGKRIRD; this is translated from the coding sequence ATGACTGTCACGCCTGAAACAGTAGTCGAAATCAGCAATCTCGTTAAGGCCTATGGAGACGTCAAGGCTGTGAACGCAATCAGCCTCAGCGTAACCAAGGGAGAGGTCTTCGGCATGCTCGGCCCGAATGGTGCCGGGAAGACCACGACGGTAGAGATAATCGAAGGGCTGCGCACTGCTGACAGTGGCATGGTAAAACTGCTTGGCATGGATGTTTCCAGAGACGTCCGTGCCATAAAAGAACGCATAGGGGTACAATCACAACAGCCTGCGCTCTTCCCGAAGTTGACGGTCCAGGAAACCATCAACTTTTTCCGCAGCCTGTATAAGAAATCCATTCCTGCGTCAGACATCATCAAACTAGCTGCTCTCGAAGAAAGCCGGGGGGTTCTCTACCAGAACCTTTCAGGTGGTCAGCAGCAGCGGCTGTCGGTAGCTTTGGCCTTTGTCAATGATCCGGATGTTATCTTCCTGGATGAGCCGACCACGGGATTGGATCCTCAGGCACGCCGCGCTATGTGGGAAGTTGTCGAGAATTTCCACAGGACAGGGAAAACAGTTTTTCTGACCACACACTATATGGAGGAAGCAGAGCGACTCTGTGACAGGGTTGCCATCATGGATCACGGACATATAATCGCCCTGGATAGTCCTCAACGCATGATTGCACAGTACATTAAGGAGAGCGCCATTCAGTTCAAGATGACGAACTATCCTGGCGAGGAAGCCCTGACCAACCTTACGGGTGTAACCAAAGCAGTCAAGGAGGGGGACGAGATCATCCTTTACACAAGCAACATTCCCTCCGCTATATCTGCACTGCTTGACCTGGCTTCAGCGAAGTCATCGGAGCTGTCCGAGCTTTTCGTCCGGCAAGCTACGCTTGAGGACGTCTTTCTCAAATTGACCGGGAAGAGGATAAGGGATTGA
- a CDS encoding ABC transporter permease, which yields MRAFASVFVAHLRQFIRDRGALFFTFIFPIIFILLFGWAFSNAGTQTFKVGLVDQGSPQITAILTLSLDNVTIDKNQKVFEIQEGVLDELMQSLKKGDLDAVIVIPENMDISLLSQGQPANIQVYYDPSLAANQQTLIPILSQVIDGMDQQLHKSSPLLGMDPNSTQTHQLRYIDYLVPGILGMSLMFTGVYGAMPIIQQRQAHIIKRLGSTPLRRSTLVLGDLTFRMILVLLTAALIVLVGQLAFNVQMVGNWFSFCGIVILGALVFTSLGYLMAALVKTEEAAIPIINVITMPMMFLSGTFFAVTSMPSFIQPVVKILPLTYLSDALRQIMISGTPLHSMTTDIAIMAGWVVVCLGVTIRFFRWD from the coding sequence TTGAGAGCTTTCGCAAGCGTATTCGTAGCGCACCTCAGGCAGTTCATCAGGGACAGGGGTGCCCTGTTTTTCACCTTCATCTTCCCGATCATATTCATCTTGCTTTTCGGTTGGGCCTTCAGCAATGCAGGCACACAAACCTTCAAAGTGGGGCTGGTTGATCAGGGTTCCCCCCAAATCACCGCTATCCTGACACTAAGCCTGGACAATGTAACTATAGATAAGAACCAGAAGGTATTTGAGATCCAGGAAGGGGTGCTGGACGAGCTGATGCAGTCACTCAAAAAGGGTGACCTCGATGCAGTGATAGTCATCCCGGAGAACATGGACATCTCCTTATTAAGTCAGGGGCAACCTGCAAATATTCAGGTTTACTACGACCCCAGCCTAGCCGCCAATCAGCAGACCCTGATTCCCATCCTGAGTCAGGTAATCGACGGGATGGACCAGCAACTGCACAAAAGCTCCCCACTTCTCGGTATGGATCCGAACAGCACTCAAACGCATCAGTTGAGGTACATCGACTACCTGGTACCGGGCATATTGGGCATGTCCCTGATGTTCACCGGTGTCTATGGCGCCATGCCGATCATCCAGCAAAGGCAGGCGCATATCATCAAGCGTCTGGGATCCACTCCCTTGCGGCGCTCAACACTGGTTCTTGGTGATCTGACCTTCCGCATGATACTGGTTCTTCTTACAGCGGCACTGATCGTTCTGGTGGGCCAACTTGCCTTTAATGTACAGATGGTCGGCAACTGGTTCAGTTTTTGCGGAATCGTGATTCTTGGAGCCCTCGTCTTTACCAGCCTGGGTTACCTGATGGCGGCGCTTGTGAAGACGGAGGAAGCCGCAATACCCATCATCAATGTCATCACGATGCCAATGATGTTCCTCTCCGGCACTTTCTTTGCAGTGACCAGTATGCCCTCCTTCATCCAACCTGTGGTAAAGATTCTACCATTGACCTATCTCTCTGATGCCCTGAGGCAAATCATGATATCAGGCACTCCATTACACTCGATGACGACGGATATCGCCATAATGGCGGGGTGGGTAGTTGTTTGCCTCGGCGTGACGATACGGTTCTTTCGATGGGATTGA
- a CDS encoding HgcAB-associated protein, with translation MAKDTKGTCCETPTGEGSSCCNVEAVVSVDERGQMVLPKDIREKAGIKAGDKLAIIAMRQEGKICCLAMIKVEALADMVKGMLGPVMKEIF, from the coding sequence ATGGCAAAGGATACAAAGGGGACTTGTTGCGAAACTCCGACAGGCGAGGGGTCTAGCTGCTGCAATGTCGAGGCGGTGGTAAGCGTGGATGAGCGGGGTCAGATGGTGCTGCCCAAGGATATCAGGGAGAAAGCTGGCATTAAGGCGGGCGATAAGCTGGCCATAATAGCCATGCGGCAGGAGGGCAAAATATGTTGCCTTGCCATGATCAAGGTAGAGGCTCTGGCCGACATGGTGAAAGGCATGCTGGGGCCGGTAATGAAGGAGATCTTCTAA
- a CDS encoding tetratricopeptide repeat protein — MLKLTRVAPHEWEFVYPDIYDNLMDEFNAGCEIYEQGDLAAAERAFRQVLARMPDHLDAIHHLAMVLSEGNHPDQAHDLWDQAVRIGRKAFPQDFKPGRDRLEWGWLENRPFLRCLHGLALARYEEEEVEEALRLFQELLSLNPDDNQGVRAMAEEALFKLGRLEDALKITEQYPDDVMSETLYGRALALFKLGRRREATIALKEAVEYLPLVRRELLKTRHHLPRTARPGFVTLGGADEAYYHWKHWGQFWEEAPEALEWLRITGQPPRARRGKGQ; from the coding sequence ATGCTAAAGCTGACTCGAGTGGCTCCACACGAGTGGGAGTTCGTCTATCCAGATATATATGACAATCTAATGGACGAATTCAACGCCGGGTGCGAGATTTATGAGCAAGGCGATCTCGCCGCAGCCGAGAGAGCCTTCAGACAGGTACTTGCCCGGATGCCTGACCATCTGGATGCAATCCATCATCTGGCAATGGTGCTATCAGAGGGGAATCACCCCGACCAGGCTCATGACCTCTGGGATCAGGCTGTCCGCATCGGGCGAAAGGCATTCCCTCAGGATTTCAAGCCAGGAAGAGACCGGCTTGAATGGGGCTGGCTGGAGAACAGGCCATTTCTCCGATGCCTTCATGGATTGGCCCTGGCCAGATATGAGGAGGAAGAGGTAGAAGAGGCCCTGAGGCTGTTCCAGGAGCTACTCTCCTTGAACCCAGATGATAATCAGGGGGTTCGAGCGATGGCCGAAGAGGCATTGTTCAAGCTGGGCAGACTGGAGGACGCTCTCAAGATCACTGAGCAGTACCCTGATGATGTGATGTCTGAGACTCTCTATGGGCGAGCCCTGGCTCTTTTCAAGCTGGGACGACGACGAGAAGCAACCATAGCGCTCAAGGAAGCTGTGGAATACCTGCCCCTGGTGAGGAGGGAGCTCTTGAAGACAAGACACCACCTGCCCAGGACAGCGCGGCCAGGTTTTGTTACCCTAGGCGGTGCTGATGAGGCTTACTACCACTGGAAACACTGGGGGCAATTCTGGGAAGAAGCCCCTGAAGCCCTTGAATGGCTAAGGATAACAGGACAGCCCCCCAGGGCCCGCCGAGGTAAGGGTCAGTAG